The window TGTCTATGGGAATCTAAAAATTAACTTAGGTCCTGATTTACTATATTAAATAAGGGAATCATCATTATATCAACTTCACATTGATAATAAAACTATTTAGTCTTGGGTGGATGTCTTGTACACCTCTTTCTTTTTTACATATGCTATAATGAAAAGTCCTTTTTAATGTCTTTTCATATAAACAAAACTGGACAACAAAATACCAATCGCGATTCTTTATAACGTTAAGAGGGATACTATGAATGAAGGCGGTTCAGTTGTTTTCCTAATCATTCTGTTAATCGTAGCATTCTACATCTATGGAAAAGCACATAGCCACACGTATTATAAGATTCGATACTACTAAATAGCAATTAACTTACATATTAAAGTAGATAAAGGCTTACCATTTATATAAATGATAAGCCTTTATTATGTCTTCTATTTTACGTTATACGACAAACGTTTGCACATAACATTTACAACCATCTACTTCTTTTAAAGACTCTAGATAGTCAATTTTTAAATTTAGAAATACATGCCTCCAAAATTGTATAGCTAATTGATTATCAATTAACTGAACAACTTGATATTTACCCTTAAATCGCATAAAAAGTTTATTTACCGCTGTCTTTGCAATCTGATTCTTGCGAAACTCTGGTTTTATGTATAGCTCTTGAACACAATAATTAATTCCTTCTTGAACATACTCATTACTACTAAGTATCACAAACCCTACAACCTGATCATTATCCTGTATAAAAAAAGGAGTTAACGCATCTTTTTCTAGTAATAAATCAAAACCATCATATTCGTACAGTCCATCTTGGTTAGGTTTTAAATCATCTGTATAGGTTGACAGTTCCCTTAAATACTCAGACATTAGCTGTCTAAAAGACTCTTTATCTTTCTCTCCTATCTTTACAAGATCAACATTAGTTCTCATCTTAATCCCTCCCTTATCTAATTAATAGTTTTCACTTTACCTACGATTAATTATGTAACTTTACTTTTACTACACATAACTGAAACGTTTTCGATGTAACATCTCCTCACTTATTTAGCGCTTACATAAATATATATAAAAAGATTATACCAATTATTCCCTCTAAATACAATATATTATTTTGTCAGTTTGTGTTAGATAATCAAAAAATCCTTCTTTTTTCATAGAAGGATTTAGAATCAGTTTGTATTATGAGGAAAACGATTTAAACTGCCTTTTACGTTCTTGCAATAAATCAGTAAATGCTTCAACACGTGTTTGATAGCCGGCTTCTCCCGTCATTTCATCTAGAATAAGTGTCAATATAGGAATATCATAATCTTTTTCGATTTTTGGTAGAATTGTTTGTGAAACAATTTCTGGCATACAAGTGAACGGAAGTAAGTGAATAATACCATCATAGCCAGCTTCACTATATTCAATTGTCTTACCAATTGTATGAATCGTATGGCCACCTATGACTGTATCTAAATAGCGACTTGCTTTCTTCTGAACCTTTTTCCGGTCTGATTTAACAAACGGTAAAAAATCCATTTGTTCCTTAACAAATTCGCTTGTTGTAATTGAATTACTGACCTCTATTCCCATATTTCCTAATTTCTTTTCAAGTTCTAAATTTATAAATGGTTCTACAATGGTATAGATTTCACCGACAATTCCAATTCTTAAAATATCTCGACTTAAATCTACTTCTACGTTGTTCAATTTCGTTCGGTATTTTTTAACGATATCGGAAACAGCTTTGAAGCCTTTTACACGGTTCACTTCACGATCAAATTGATTATACAGTCTGTTCACGGTACCTTTTTTAATTTCACGGGCTCTTTTTTTATTAACTAAAGCATGTAAGTCATCGATTTCTGACAATAGTTTTAACCCTCTTCTTATTGTATTAATAATCTTTAATGAATTATTACCATCTGATGCTTTCTTTAAAACATTAAATAGATCCTTTAGGGAATCAAAACTACTAAATCGATCTGTTGTAATCATTTCAACGTCATACCCTAAATCATTTAATATATCGCGCTGCATTGCATGATAAGTACCAAAGCGACAAGGACCACATCCGCTAAGCATAAATATAGTATCCGCCCCTTGTTCAATACTTTCGATATAGTTCCCCATATTGACTTTAAATGGAACACAAATAAACTCAGGAGAATGTTTGGTTCCTAACTCTAGTGTTCTTTTACTACACTTTGGTGGACAGACTACGTTAATATTCAATTCTTCAAAAATAGTCTTAACAGGTATATAAGTATTTCCCATGTGTGCAAACGTTATGTTCATGTTAATTCCTCCTGTGACAGGTTTACAAGTTATAAATACACCGTTATAGTTATATTGCAATCTTTAAAATTGAGATCTTTCCTTGTTATTTTTATTAATTTTATAGATGTAAGACATAAATGCTAATGAATCATTAAGCATCAAAAAATTAAATCTTACTTTATGAATCGAGCGTATGAAAACAAGAGTACCATAACAAAACGATAGACATAAGCGATTCATCATAATTAACAATTAGTTCTCTTTTATTACTTGAAATTATTGTCTAAAGAACTGATTTCAATCGATTGACTTGATAAGACCTGTTCCGATTCATGGTTTTTAATATTTGTGTTTTCTCTTCGTTGTTTTAATAACTCAATAAACGCTTCGAGTCGCGTTATATAACCAGTCTCACTCGTCATTTCATCAATTACTAACGTTAAAATTGGTAAGTCATGTTCTTTCATAACAGTGGGTAAAATACTTTGTGCAACAATCTCAGGCATACAAGTAAACGGTAATAAGTGAATAACACCATCATACCCTTTTTCCTTATACAAGATTGCATTTCCAACCGTATTTCGTCCATGCCCACCTACGGAATGGTTAATATATGGCGCACCCGCTTCATGAATCTCTTTCTTATCTGATTTAATGAAAGGTAGAAAATCAAGTTGTTCTTTTATGAACTCTAATGCCGTAATAGAACGATCAACGAAAATCCCCATATTACCCAACTTTTTCTCTATATTGAGATTAATAAATGGTTCTTCAATTGTATAAATATCACCAACTAAACCTACTTTAAAAATATCTTTATCAGGGTCAATCCTTATTCCTTTAATCTTAGTTACATATTTCTTAATTACGCATTCTGTTTCTTTTAAGCCGTATGCTTGTTTTATCGCCTGTTCATAAGAACGACACAATGAATCTACTTGTCCTTTGTGTAATTCGCGTGGTCTTGTATAGTTAAATAGCTTGTGTAGTTCATCTGCCTCATTTAATAGTTTATAGCCTTTTAATAATGTACGGATCATCTTAGTTCTGCTATTTTTTTTACGTGAAGCTAAATTAATGGTGTTATATAAATCACCTAGAGCACTTAAATTCGTTAGGTTATCGGTTGTAATCATCTTAATTTTATAGCCCATATCGTCCAAAATAT of the Haloplasma contractile SSD-17B genome contains:
- a CDS encoding acyl-CoA dehydratase activase-related protein, with the protein product MNITFAHMGNTYIPVKTIFEELNINVVCPPKCSKRTLELGTKHSPEFICVPFKVNMGNYIESIEQGADTIFMLSGCGPCRFGTYHAMQRDILNDLGYDVEMITTDRFSSFDSLKDLFNVLKKASDGNNSLKIINTIRRGLKLLSEIDDLHALVNKKRAREIKKGTVNRLYNQFDREVNRVKGFKAVSDIVKKYRTKLNNVEVDLSRDILRIGIVGEIYTIVEPFINLELEKKLGNMGIEVSNSITTSEFVKEQMDFLPFVKSDRKKVQKKASRYLDTVIGGHTIHTIGKTIEYSEAGYDGIIHLLPFTCMPEIVSQTILPKIEKDYDIPILTLILDEMTGEAGYQTRVEAFTDLLQERKRQFKSFSS
- a CDS encoding GNAT family N-acetyltransferase, translating into MRTNVDLVKIGEKDKESFRQLMSEYLRELSTYTDDLKPNQDGLYEYDGFDLLLEKDALTPFFIQDNDQVVGFVILSSNEYVQEGINYCVQELYIKPEFRKNQIAKTAVNKLFMRFKGKYQVVQLIDNQLAIQFWRHVFLNLKIDYLESLKEVDGCKCYVQTFVV